A genomic region of Pseudopipra pipra isolate bDixPip1 chromosome W, bDixPip1.hap1, whole genome shotgun sequence contains the following coding sequences:
- the LOC135406294 gene encoding LOW QUALITY PROTEIN: kelch-like protein 10 (The sequence of the model RefSeq protein was modified relative to this genomic sequence to represent the inferred CDS: inserted 2 bases in 1 codon), which translates to MERKMSASKWSIANEFRLEGTFCDVVIRVHGVEFKAHKLILCCCSTYFRILFTNSDMMVYQIPGVSAEMMGLIIDYAYTGTVPITEDNVESLLAAADQFNVMGIVNLCCEFLHSRLCFENCIGIWRLTSYYYCPDLRAAACAYILHHFEEVSQVSEEFLDLSAEELAHIIEKDELNVRREEAMLEAVLRWITHDPQNRRQYIACLLDKVRLALLQSXNNVEAHEYVKDSAEGKDLIIRALSEIYNLNSYGQSSSADANPLTL; encoded by the exons atggagaggaaGATGAGTGCAAGCAAGTGGAGCATCGCCAACGAGTTCCGCCTTGAAGGGACATTCTGTGATGTGGTTATAAGAGTTCATGGAGTGGAATTCAAGGCTCACAAGCTCATCCTCTGTTGTTGCAGTACTTACTTCAg gaTACTGTTTACCAACTCGGACATGATGGTCTATCAAATCCCTGGTGTTTCAGCTGAAATGATGGGTCTCATCATTGATTACGCCTACACTGGAACAGTACCGATCACGGAGGACAACGTTGAGAGTTTGCTGGCTGCAGCCGACCAGTTCAATGTCATGGGCATTGTCAACCTGTGCTGCGAGTTCCTCCATTCCAGGCTCTGCTTTGAGAACTGCATTGGCATCTGGAGATTAACTAGCTATTACTACTGCCCCGACCTGCGCGCAGCCGCCTGCGCGTACATCCTGCATCACTTCGaggaggtgtcccaggtgtccgAGGAGTTCCTAGACCTCTCTGCTGAGGAGCTGGCACATATCATCGAGAAGGACGAGCTCAACGTGAGGCGAGAAGAAGCCATGCTCGAGGCTGTGCTGAGGTGGATCACTCACGACCCGCAGAACAGGAGGCAGTACATCGCCTGCTTGCTGGACAAG GTTCGACTGGCACTCCTACAGTC GAACAACGTCGAAGCTCACGAGTACGTGAAGGACAGTGCTGAGGGCAAAGATCTCATCATCAGGGCCCTGTCAGAAATCTA CAACCTGAACTCGTACGGCCAGAGCTCCTCAGCCGACGCCAACCCACTCACCCTGTAG
- the LOC135406109 gene encoding zinc finger protein 92 homolog, with protein MEEEAARKRKMPWAPQAGPELRTESPEDKSPRQSLVGEAVLKGSPAQGGSGKEKGRRSPRRRGSKASPGCSEEERASLYQEGSRSLSRSSGLVEPEQPPSREKRFRCLECGKSFSHSSNLI; from the exons atggaggaggaggctgcgaggaagaggaagatgccttgggccccccaggcag gccccgagctgaggacggagagcccggaggacaaatccccccggcagagcctggtgggagaggccgttttgaagggctccccggcgcagggAGGCAGCGGGaaggaaaagggccggagatccccccgcaggaggggctccaaagccagcccagggtgctctgaggaggaaagagccagcctgtaCCAGGAAGGCAGCCGGAGCTTGAGCCGGAGCTCTGGGCtggtggagcctgagcagcctcccagcagggagaagcgcttcaggtgcttggagtgtgggaagagcttcagtcacaGCTCCAACTTGATctga